Below is a genomic region from Raphanus sativus cultivar WK10039 chromosome 4, ASM80110v3, whole genome shotgun sequence.
gattttcgatactattttaaattttttatttccaaaattttagtatttatttctaattttataaaattttaaaccataaacccaaaactCCATCCCTTAACTTTGAATCTCAAgatttagattagttaacccaATGGTTATAAATGTAAGTTTAcctctttaataaaatattttggtcattttttatctttgagggctatatttgtgacaaaaactttttttagaGTTATCCTAGGCAATTTCTTataagttaattatatataataattttaaaattttaatatattctaacTCTAAATGCTCTACCAAAAGCTCCATATGAGAGCATTGAGTAAAGAACATTTGAAAATGCATTATCAtcttgtaaatatttttctaaatgtttttgtGATAAATATTGATTGAATAATGATGAACATAATGCTTATGCTAATGTTCTTTTTTCTTAATTCTggataattatgttattacaaacTATGAGAACGTTACaaacgattttacagccgacaattctacccgTCACTGACTGCATCATCTCACCTAAACCACTCTATTGTATCCATGCCTGACGGTACTCCTTGCGCCATGCTGCAGAACCTCTTGTAAGCCTTCTCTCCCTTAATTCGCATAATTTCGTCTTCACTGGACTCGAAACCCAGACTTTCTAATGTAAAAGCATTAATGAACCTTTAGTtaaaccactggaccaaggaAACTTCCAACActtatgtgtgattttttaaaattaataggCCATAATTAGAATTTGCTTTCAGCCCAGCCCAGAGTTTCCTTGACCGGCACTGATTCAACAAGGCTTTACCAAAAGCAAGGATAAATTGAGCAACAAATTAGATGTATGAAGGAACCAAGGCAAGGAGGAgagtgcacaaaaaaaaaggcaaGGATGAGACTTGTTGAAAATGTCATAGTCAGAGACGTTGCAGGGTGGTCAAGTGATAACATAATCTCTTTTGATATGATTCGTACGTGGAAAGCAATTTTTTGGACATCTGTAATATTATGTGGATGTGTTTTGGGAAGCTATGCTTATAGTAAACCTTTAGATCGGTATAATGTATTAAATGTTGTAAAGTTACACATGATATGTCAAAATATCGGTAAATCAAGTTGATAATACTACAATATCAGTGTGATACTTTTTAGACTTTTAGTGGGTGTCCTTTTACTTTTTAGCATGACGCGAAACCATtgactatattttttttggtaggtGATAGGGGACAAAGTCCCctatttttattcaaacttAAAAACCTTACAAGAAAATCATCCGAGATTTAGCAACCCCATGAATATCATCAGACAAAATGGAAGCAACATGCTCCGGAACAAAATCAAAATACTGTAGCCGAAAGGTAAAGAGGACGCATAGTTAGCTAATCCATCTGCTAGACAATTAGCCTTCCTATGCACATGTGAAATCTTGACTAACCAGTCTCTTGATATGAAGCCATAGCACAACCGTACTAGGAATGACAGGGGATGAGAATCATGAATCCCTGTCTTAAGAAAATCCACCACACTCTCTGAATCAATCTCCACTTCAAGTCTCCGGACCCCTTTGTACCATGCAAAATAGAGGCCATAATACACACCCCACAACTCCGCCAGTGGAGCTGAGCATATACCAATATTGATTGCAAAACCTCCTCTCCACTCTCCATGCTCATCCCGCATAACTCCACCTGCTGTCGCCATCCCAAGATTACCTTTAGAACATCCATCTGTATTTAATTTGCACCATCCGTTTATTGGTTTACTCCAACTGATCATCCTCTCCACTCGTGTCCTACCAGCTGACCGAGGCTTCAGCTTCTTGTTTGCGAGAATCACTTCCTGCGTTTTGTCTCTGATAAACTTCACCCTATCGCGACATCTTCCGGTTTCACCAACACGTATCCACACCTCCATTTCCAACACCACCACACAGTTAAAGCAAACATTACGGGCCACTGATCTCCGTTCGTCGACTCCTCCGTAGTAAGATTTTCATACAACCACGAGAAGAGTGGTTGTGTAAAGAATCTCTGTTGCTTTCCTTGGTTCACAAGTTTTCTCCATAGCCCACTTGCAGCCTCACAATCACGAAGGACATGGAGGATCGTCTCATCTCCATTTCTACACAGCTGGCACATCCCATTTTCACTCAAGTGGCGGCGCTTCCTCTCCATATTAGTCATGATTACCTGGTGAGATATCAGCCATAGGAAAACTCTAACTCGTTCTGGTACCATAACCCGCCAGACCCGACTGTAAAAAGCTTCCATATTTTGTCTCGGAGACTCATTCTTTGTCAAGAGCGCATACGCTGATTTGACAGAGAAGAGTCCGTCTTTGCTTTCTCCCCATGACATTCTATCCCTCGCCCCTGTAACATCGTCAATCACCACCGAGGCTAAACGTAAACGGTTCTGCATCGAGATATATGGCTCAATATGTTGTAGTAACCAACCTAGCCCCGGCTGCCATAAATCATAAGCTTTTGCCTCTATCAACTCTTCCGGAATGTCCACCATACTTGTGACGTTGAGAGGTTCATTCAATAACCAATTATCCTTCCAAAATCGTACTTGCCGGCCATCTCCTAGTATCCAAACAGTCCCTGGGATCACAGCTGCTCGGATTCCCAATACCATGCTTCTCCACGTCGGTGACCAGTTCCCCTTAGGTACCAACCATGATACATCATGTATCTCACCCATACAGAACTTCTTGCGCAAGATTTGTACCCATAGTCCATCTTGTGTATTCAAAACCCTCCATCCGAGTTTAGCTAAGAGAGCAATATTCATCTCTTTCGCTGTTCGTATACCAAGTCCCCCTTCTCGCTTTGGTTTACAAATTTTCTCCCAAGCCAGCAAGTGTTGTTTACGGCTTCCTTCAGTAGTACCCCGAATAAAGGATCTAGCAATTTTATCCAGCTGAACCAGAGTCGACATAGGCAATGCAATTGAACTCATTGTGTGGACCGGGATTGATGAGAGAACGGACTTAGTAAGAGTTATCCTCCCTGCTAAGCTCAAGAATCTCCTCTTCCATCCAGCCAGCTTAGACGATACTCTCTCAACAACTGTCCCAAACGTCTCTTTGTTGATTCTCTTCTGTAAAACCGGCATTCCTAGATACTTTCCCAGCTCCTTGGTACCTTTAATACCGCTTTCATGGCTAATCAAATTGGCCAAATCACGATGAACATTTTCGGAAAAGAAAATTAGAGATTTCTCCAAGCTAACTTTCTGTCCCGATGCTCCACAAAACTTCTCTAGCACCTTTCGAATAACTCTGATCTGTGATACTGAAGCCTCCGCAAACAAGATCAGATCATCCGAAAACAAATATGTGACAAAACCGGCCCACCTCTAGATAACTTGATCGGTTTCCATTCCTTATTTGCAACAGAAAATTCAATCTGGTGACATAATTATAAATTGTATTAGAGTTGAATCCGGACATTTGCgcagatatatatttattttaaaaatgatatttaaaacttaacttaattataaagatatatatattatatcaatttagttttatataattttattttgaatttttaatagttaattaatttatttttatcgaATTGTACTATTTAGATGTTAATGGCTAAGGAGTAGATATTTAAGTATCCATTCAGATTTGATTCGAGTCTATTTGGGTTTTAGGTTTTCAGGGTCaaatattttaatcttattcgtgtatttataaatttcgaaTGGGTTCGGTTCGAATCTTTGCGAACTTAGATTTGataatctatttaaattattttttaaatttaaaattcatatatttaaaatttcaaaaaaactaaaaacgaaataatatataacatataaatttgaataatgtattaaaaaaatctaaacttaacataaaaactaattaacttgaatatttggataaataatcaatagatgTTTCAAGtacttttatgttttgagatttttagctattttagatattcatttatatatatatatattcaaatagttttttatatatatattcaaatagtTTGgacaaattcaaaatattttatatagttcggataataaatctgaaaataattaatttatttaagtatataaattttgttcGGATTtgaatacccaaaatatttcagtttggaTTGAACAGTTCTCATTTTcagatatcaaaattttgaatttgctgaaatctttaactTATTTCAATTTGGGTTCAATAATACTATTTTTGGATTggatttggtttgatttttcggattcaaatttttttccAACTCTATGTTAaccacttgttttttttttgttttttttaaaaggtaacagcaaattaaaactttaattttaaacCTTAACTTTATATGAATTGATActaattttataagatttttttaaaaagttaatttcgaaatgtttagatttttaaaCAACCgtagttaataaaatattgaatggATATAGTTTCAcgataacaaatattttaataaaatattgaatgaATATAGTTTCACGATAacaaatagtttaataaaatatttgggGGAAATAATTAACGTTTTAGAAAAAACGTTTTAAAGTACTAAATccttaaaataaaagattaataGGATGTAACAAAAACAGATTCATAGTATATATATTcggttatattttatatttgaaagtTATCTCAATCTATCAAAACAACCCGCTGAGGTTTAGGTTGATTTTGTCTATACCAATGAGATAGTTCACTAGACTTTTATATAGTAGATAAATAATATGCGCTATTTAATATAGCAGATAACTCTGCTATGACGACAACTTGCCGAGTTGAACTATATAGATGAGACAAAAAGAGAGcaatttcattttcattttctcgATTCTatagtacaaaaaaaaaaaaaaaaatggcgaTCCCTTTGCTCTGTTTTTGCCTCGTTACTCTCGTTACACTAGTCTTCGTCGTAAAGAAGATTAAACACTCTAAATGGAATCTCCCTCCAAGCCCTCCTAAGTTACCGGTCATCGGAAACTTACACCAGATCGGAGAACTGCCTCACAGGTCACTCCAATGTCTGGCCTTAAGATACGGACCTGTGATGCTTCTTCACTTTGGTTTCGCTCCTGTGGTTGTGGTCTCATCGAGAGAAGCAGCTGAAGAAGTGCTTAAAACTCATGACCTAGACTGTTGCAGCAGGCCTAAGCTTGTCGGGACAAGGCTACTCTCGCGGGGCTTTAAAGATATCGCTTTCACACCGTACGATGAAGAGTGGAAGGAGCGGCGCAAGCTAGCCGTGCGTGAGCTTTTCTGCCTGAAGAAGGTTCAATCTTTTAGGCGTATAAGGGAGGAAGAATGTAACTTCATGGTCAAGCAACTGTCGGAATCCTCCGTAGATCGAACTCCGGTTGATTTGAGCAAAGCCCTTTTCTGGCTAACCGCGAGTATCTTGTTTAGAGTTGCCTTAGGACAAAACTTCTACGAGAGCAAGTTTATCGATAAAGAGAAGATCGAAGAGCTCGTGTTCGAAGCAGAGACTGCCCTAGGTAGCTTCACTTGCTCCGATTTTTTCCCACTTGCTGGACTTGGATGGCTCGTTGACCGGCTTTCAGGACAGCACAAGAGGCTCAACGATGTTTTCTTGAAGCTCGATGATCTGTTTCGACGTGTGGTCGATGATCATTTGAGTCCTGGAAGAACAAAAGAACATGAAGACATCATCGATGCTATGTTGGACGTGCTTCACAAACAAGGCGAAAATGATTCCTTAAACTTTACGGTAGATCATATCAGAGGGGTCGTCAGTGTAAGTCAAGAATATTTCTCCAACTTCTCTAAACACATTAgcatagatatataaatttatttatttttgaatcggTTGTAACCTAGATTATATTGTTTGTTTGGTAGAATATATTTTTGGCAGGGATAGACACAGGGGCCATCAACATGATATGGGCAATGACGGAGCTCGCTAGAAACCCTAAACTGATGAAGAAAGTTCAAGGCGAGATCCGAGAACGCCTTGGCAACAACAAGGTGACAATCACGGAAGAAGATATCGATAGAGTTCCTTACTTGAAGATGGTGATCAAAGAAACATTCAGACTACACCATGCAGTTCCTCTTCTACTCCCAAGGGAAACTGTGGTTCACATCAAAGTGCAAGGCTATGATATTCCCCCAAGGAGACAGATCCTGATCAACGCTGGTGCGATAGGAAGAGACCCCAAACTCTGGACTAACCCGGAGGAGTTTAAACCCGAGAGGTTCATTGATAAGCCTGTGGATTATAGAGGACAACATTTCGAGTTCTTACCATTTGGCTCTGGTAGAAGGATGTGTCCTGGGATGCCCATGGGGATGGCTATTGTAGAGTTGGGACTCTTGAACTTGCTTTACTTCTTTGATTGGAGCTTGCCTGATGGGATGACCATTGACGACATAGACATGGAAGAAGCTGGTACTCTTACTATCGTCAAGAAAGTACCTCTGAAGCTAGTTCCAGTTCGAGTTATGTGATGAGAACAAActaatgttttaaataattaacattATGCAGTTGCTGTAAGGATGTCAATAATGTTTGTTATGTTTGCATATGCGATTTGTGGCCTTGTTTGTCGATCTTTCTGAATCGTTGGAATAACTGGATGTGTTAACACATATAAACGGATTACTAGATCCTATTAGACCTTCAAGATCGCTTGTACATGAATGGACATAGGACACACATCATTGGCTTTCTATTTTCCTCTTGAAACATGTGGATAGTATAAAACACATTGTGGTAACGACAAGAACGCCTTTTGCCATCATGTACTTGTTACTAACCAAACTATCTTACAACCACAAAATATTAACACGATTTAAACTAGGTGCATTGTAACATGTGGAAGCCACAATAACGCATTTTGTCATCATGCACTTCTGACCACGTTACCAACCAAACTCAATCTGTAAAATCTTGACACGATTTAAATTTGGTCCATAGATAGTTGTGTGAAATATTTTGTGTGGTGTTTGATGTATTGTATTGTTATCTGTAtttattctctttatttttaatttgtacttTCTTATTGggtttgatgtttttatttttctaatggGGTTATTAAAGAAAGTGCTAtggtattttaattattttttttgggacaaatttttcttttttatggaCAAAggtattttaattagttattttgaaaatttataaggAATTAGATCTTTTAAAATCCACtgattataaaatttaacatcTGAATTTTAATTgacatttataaatttgtagAGTTTATATCCAAGTTATTGTgtgtattttaaaaagaaattcaacaccaacttattaaaattcaatgcaaatttatttaataaaatttagctTTAATCACGATTTAATAATATAAAGCAAAAACATAGGATTTCTTAAATTATTTACAAGTATGATCAATCATTTCACATTTACCAGGTGGAAAGAGACGTGTCTGTCCATGCATTTTTAGAGTTTTTCACGTCATTGCAGTTTTatccaaacattttttttccgCTGAATATTCAATTCCGTGTACGAGCAAACCTTTCAATTTATCTAATTTTTCATGTCATTAATTTCAGTTTTATCCAAACATTTTTCCCGCTGAATATTCAATTCCGTGTACGAGCAAACCTTTCAATTTATCTAATTTACATATCTTGACATATTATAAGGCAAATCTCTGTGAAAATAATAGAAGATAAATTTCAGAGGAACTTTTCAACCAAATGGACGGGGAACCTACTGCGAGAAGACAAAAAGTTGGAACAAAGGACAAATTCAGATTGTGTGCTATACTGCTATGCATGCAATAACATTGACGAATCGCGATCGCACTTTTTTGGCTAAGTATCACGATCGTACTTGCTCTTCTCTTATCCATTTTCATAATAAATCAACAATATATTATATCTGGTGGGTGAAAAAACTTTGGAAACGGAGACAATTTTACCAATTACTATAAAAGTTTACATAATGTTAATTTCTTACGTTTACAGGACTCTTATCTGTGTTTGGAGTAAATTATTTACCCTTATCAAGTTTGTGAATTAAACTTTGTACTTTCGAGtcacaaataaatatttgtttaaacgAAACTGATATAGAACCAAACCCGACGTTAAAATGGGTTCAGTTGGATTTGTGATGTGTTAATATATCTGAATTGAATCTGAGAAAACCAGAATCGAAACCAAATCGAATCCAAATAGAActttaaaaatatccaaatgaaATCAAATTTCATGCTTCCAGAAAACTGAAACCTGATTGAACATGAACCTAATCTGATTGGACAGCCAAAATCCAAGCCTAGAAAACTCCAAAGACAACACATAAATCCGGcccatcaatactattaaaacatgagcgATTTTTATCGACTATGTTTTggattataaaaaattacaacagcccaactaaaataaatctattagttattattacataatatttttaatgtaataaataTCTATTAATAATGATATATCTACTAGATATGCAACAAATTCCTACATATGTGCCaacaaaatcaatttaattaatataagtataagtatatctattaaaaatttgaCGTTGACATTTCATATACACTgcattttttataatattaataatatagtttaattaaccttccttattattttatgtaattgtAAATTCTATATCATACTTTAAGTTAATTTTGGACGATCAGATACTTGTTGG
It encodes:
- the LOC108851798 gene encoding cytochrome P450 71B20 is translated as MAIPLLCFCLVTLVTLVFVVKKIKHSKWNLPPSPPKLPVIGNLHQIGELPHRSLQCLALRYGPVMLLHFGFAPVVVVSSREAAEEVLKTHDLDCCSRPKLVGTRLLSRGFKDIAFTPYDEEWKERRKLAVRELFCLKKVQSFRRIREEECNFMVKQLSESSVDRTPVDLSKALFWLTASILFRVALGQNFYESKFIDKEKIEELVFEAETALGSFTCSDFFPLAGLGWLVDRLSGQHKRLNDVFLKLDDLFRRVVDDHLSPGRTKEHEDIIDAMLDVLHKQGENDSLNFTVDHIRGVVSNIFLAGIDTGAINMIWAMTELARNPKLMKKVQGEIRERLGNNKVTITEEDIDRVPYLKMVIKETFRLHHAVPLLLPRETVVHIKVQGYDIPPRRQILINAGAIGRDPKLWTNPEEFKPERFIDKPVDYRGQHFEFLPFGSGRRMCPGMPMGMAIVELGLLNLLYFFDWSLPDGMTIDDIDMEEAGTLTIVKKVPLKLVPVRVM